From the genome of Callospermophilus lateralis isolate mCalLat2 unplaced genomic scaffold, mCalLat2.hap1 Scaffold_44, whole genome shotgun sequence, one region includes:
- the LOC143389149 gene encoding transport and Golgi organization protein 1 homolog isoform X2 has protein sequence MMDVSRTQTTISVVEEDLKLLQLKLRASMSTKCNLEDQINKLEGDCNSLQSSKVGLEEECKTLTQKMEILNELYQKNEMALQKRRIEEMEEELQKTERSFKNQIATHEKKAHDNWLKARSAERAIAEEKREVANLRQKLLEMTQKMAMWQDEPVIVKPMPGRPNLQNPPRRGPLSHNGSFGVSPVSSGECSPPLTAEPAGRPPSATLNQRDMPRNGFDPGCGPAHMNSSSRSSSPAKVTDEGKVNMAMKEPPPFSGVPFMGPPMGPPMGRPPPPPFWYGPPFQLGGPFGPRPIPPPFGPDMHPPIGFREYAPGVPPGQWDLPFDPRDFFPGPAPFRPLGSFDPREYFIPGAPLPPPTHGPQDYGPPPAAKDLMSSGFKDEPPTTPDSQSSEGCSQALKQGP, from the exons atgatggatgtctctcgg acacaaactacaatatcagtagttgaagaggatctaaaacttttacaacttaagctaagagcctcgatgtccacaaaatgtaatctagaag accaaataaataaattagaaggtGACTGCAATTCACTACAGTCTTCTAAAGTTGGACTAGAAGAGGAATGCAAAACTCTAACGCAGAAAATGGAGATTTTAAATGAACtctaccagaaaaatgagatggcactacaaaa gcggagaattgaagagatggaagaagaattacagaaaaccgagcgctcatttaaaaaccag attgctacgcatgagaagaaagctcatgataattgg ctcaaagctcgttctgcagaaagagctatagctgaagagaaaagggaagttgctaatttgagacagaa ACTACTGGAAATGACCCAAAAGATGGCAATGTGGCAAGATGAACCTGTGATTGTAAAACCAATGCCGGGGAGAccaaatttacaaaatcctcctcggagag gtccactgagccataatggcTCTTTTGGTGTATCCCCCGTGAGTAGTGGAGAATGTTCCCCTCCATTGACAGCAGAGCCAGCTGGGAGACCTCCTTCTGCTACTCTTAATCAAAGAGATATGCCTAGAAATGGATTTG ACCCAGGATGTGGTCCAGCTCACATGAACAGCAGCTCCAGAAGTTCTTCTCCAGCTAAGGTGACAGATGAGGGCAAG GTTAATATGGCTATGAAAGAGCCCCCTCCTTTCTCAGGGGTACCCTTCATGGGCCCCCCTATGGGACCCCCGATGGGACGGCCTCCACCACCTCCCTTTTGGTATGGACCGCCATTTCAGCTCGGTGGGCCTTTTGGGCCTCGGCCAATTCCTCCACCATTTG GTCCTGATATGCATCcaccaataggcttcagagaatatgCACCAGGTGTTCCACCTGGACAATGGGATTTGCCTTTTGACCCTCGTGATTTTTTTCCAGGACCTGCACCATTTAGACCTTTAGGTTCATTTGACCCAAGAGAGTACTTCATTCCTGGTGCCccattaccacctccaactcatggTCCCCAAGACTATGGGCCACCACCTGCTGCAAAAGACTTAATGTCTTCAGGCTTTAAAGATGAGCCTCCAACTACACCCGATTCTCAGAGTAGTGAGGGCTGTTCACAGGCCTTAAAACAGGGCCCATAA
- the LOC143389149 gene encoding transport and Golgi organization protein 1 homolog isoform X1, translating into MMDVSRTQTTISVVEEDLKLLQLKLRASMSTKCNLEDQINKLEGDCNSLQSSKVGLEEECKTLTQKMEILNELYQKNEMALQKKLSQEECERLEKEQQLSAADEKVVSAVQEVKNYKRRIEEMEEELQKTERSFKNQIATHEKKAHDNWLKARSAERAIAEEKREVANLRQKLLEMTQKMAMWQDEPVIVKPMPGRPNLQNPPRRGPLSHNGSFGVSPVSSGECSPPLTAEPAGRPPSATLNQRDMPRNGFDPGCGPAHMNSSSRSSSPAKVTDEGKVNMAMKEPPPFSGVPFMGPPMGPPMGRPPPPPFWYGPPFQLGGPFGPRPIPPPFGPDMHPPIGFREYAPGVPPGQWDLPFDPRDFFPGPAPFRPLGSFDPREYFIPGAPLPPPTHGPQDYGPPPAAKDLMSSGFKDEPPTTPDSQSSEGCSQALKQGP; encoded by the exons atgatggatgtctctcgg acacaaactacaatatcagtagttgaagaggatctaaaacttttacaacttaagctaagagcctcgatgtccacaaaatgtaatctagaag accaaataaataaattagaaggtGACTGCAATTCACTACAGTCTTCTAAAGTTGGACTAGAAGAGGAATGCAAAACTCTAACGCAGAAAATGGAGATTTTAAATGAACtctaccagaaaaatgagatggcactacaaaa gaaactgagtcaagaagaatgtgagagactagaaaaagagcagcagctgtcagctgcagatgaaaaggtggtttccgctgtacaggaagttaaaaattacaa gcggagaattgaagagatggaagaagaattacagaaaaccgagcgctcatttaaaaaccag attgctacgcatgagaagaaagctcatgataattgg ctcaaagctcgttctgcagaaagagctatagctgaagagaaaagggaagttgctaatttgagacagaa ACTACTGGAAATGACCCAAAAGATGGCAATGTGGCAAGATGAACCTGTGATTGTAAAACCAATGCCGGGGAGAccaaatttacaaaatcctcctcggagag gtccactgagccataatggcTCTTTTGGTGTATCCCCCGTGAGTAGTGGAGAATGTTCCCCTCCATTGACAGCAGAGCCAGCTGGGAGACCTCCTTCTGCTACTCTTAATCAAAGAGATATGCCTAGAAATGGATTTG ACCCAGGATGTGGTCCAGCTCACATGAACAGCAGCTCCAGAAGTTCTTCTCCAGCTAAGGTGACAGATGAGGGCAAG GTTAATATGGCTATGAAAGAGCCCCCTCCTTTCTCAGGGGTACCCTTCATGGGCCCCCCTATGGGACCCCCGATGGGACGGCCTCCACCACCTCCCTTTTGGTATGGACCGCCATTTCAGCTCGGTGGGCCTTTTGGGCCTCGGCCAATTCCTCCACCATTTG GTCCTGATATGCATCcaccaataggcttcagagaatatgCACCAGGTGTTCCACCTGGACAATGGGATTTGCCTTTTGACCCTCGTGATTTTTTTCCAGGACCTGCACCATTTAGACCTTTAGGTTCATTTGACCCAAGAGAGTACTTCATTCCTGGTGCCccattaccacctccaactcatggTCCCCAAGACTATGGGCCACCACCTGCTGCAAAAGACTTAATGTCTTCAGGCTTTAAAGATGAGCCTCCAACTACACCCGATTCTCAGAGTAGTGAGGGCTGTTCACAGGCCTTAAAACAGGGCCCATAA
- the LOC143389149 gene encoding transport and Golgi organization protein 1 homolog isoform X3: MMDVSRTQTTISVVEEDLKLLQLKLRASMSTKCNLEDQINKLEGDCNSLQSSKVGLEEECKTLTQKMEILNELYQKNEMALQKKLSQEECERLEKEQQLSAADEKVVSAVQEVKNYKRRIEEMEEELQKTERSFKNQIATHEKKAHDNWLKARSAERAIAEEKREVANLRQKLLEMTQKMAMWQDEPVIVKPMPGRPNLQNPPRRDPGCGPAHMNSSSRSSSPAKVTDEGKVNMAMKEPPPFSGVPFMGPPMGPPMGRPPPPPFWYGPPFQLGGPFGPRPIPPPFGPDMHPPIGFREYAPGVPPGQWDLPFDPRDFFPGPAPFRPLGSFDPREYFIPGAPLPPPTHGPQDYGPPPAAKDLMSSGFKDEPPTTPDSQSSEGCSQALKQGP; encoded by the exons atgatggatgtctctcgg acacaaactacaatatcagtagttgaagaggatctaaaacttttacaacttaagctaagagcctcgatgtccacaaaatgtaatctagaag accaaataaataaattagaaggtGACTGCAATTCACTACAGTCTTCTAAAGTTGGACTAGAAGAGGAATGCAAAACTCTAACGCAGAAAATGGAGATTTTAAATGAACtctaccagaaaaatgagatggcactacaaaa gaaactgagtcaagaagaatgtgagagactagaaaaagagcagcagctgtcagctgcagatgaaaaggtggtttccgctgtacaggaagttaaaaattacaa gcggagaattgaagagatggaagaagaattacagaaaaccgagcgctcatttaaaaaccag attgctacgcatgagaagaaagctcatgataattgg ctcaaagctcgttctgcagaaagagctatagctgaagagaaaagggaagttgctaatttgagacagaa ACTACTGGAAATGACCCAAAAGATGGCAATGTGGCAAGATGAACCTGTGATTGTAAAACCAATGCCGGGGAGAccaaatttacaaaatcctcctcggagag ACCCAGGATGTGGTCCAGCTCACATGAACAGCAGCTCCAGAAGTTCTTCTCCAGCTAAGGTGACAGATGAGGGCAAG GTTAATATGGCTATGAAAGAGCCCCCTCCTTTCTCAGGGGTACCCTTCATGGGCCCCCCTATGGGACCCCCGATGGGACGGCCTCCACCACCTCCCTTTTGGTATGGACCGCCATTTCAGCTCGGTGGGCCTTTTGGGCCTCGGCCAATTCCTCCACCATTTG GTCCTGATATGCATCcaccaataggcttcagagaatatgCACCAGGTGTTCCACCTGGACAATGGGATTTGCCTTTTGACCCTCGTGATTTTTTTCCAGGACCTGCACCATTTAGACCTTTAGGTTCATTTGACCCAAGAGAGTACTTCATTCCTGGTGCCccattaccacctccaactcatggTCCCCAAGACTATGGGCCACCACCTGCTGCAAAAGACTTAATGTCTTCAGGCTTTAAAGATGAGCCTCCAACTACACCCGATTCTCAGAGTAGTGAGGGCTGTTCACAGGCCTTAAAACAGGGCCCATAA